The Kitasatospora paranensis genome has a window encoding:
- a CDS encoding glycine--tRNA ligase, which translates to MAADKIDTIVSLSKRRGFVYPCSEIYGGTRAAWDYGPLGVELKENIKRLWWRSMVHAREDVVGLDSSVILAREVWEASGHVATFNDPLTECLSCHKRFRADHLEEAYEAKHGRLPANGLADINCPNCGNKGAFTEPKEFSGMLKTHLGVTEDASGLAYLRPETAQGIFTNFSAVQTTSRKKPPFGIAQVGKSFRNEITPGNFIFRTREFEQMEMEFFVKPGDDEQWHEYWLEQRWNWYRDLGLREENMRFFEHPKEKLSHYAKRTVDIEYRFNFGGTEFSELEGIANRTDYDLAVHSEHSGKDLRYFDQESGERYFPYVIEPAAGLNRAMLAFLLDAYFEDEAPNAKGVMEKRAGMRLDPRLAPVKVAVLPLSRNADLSPKARGLAADLRTAWNVEFDDAGAIGKRYRRQDEIGTPFCVTVDFDTLDDNAVTVRERDTMAQERVSLDQVKAYLGARLIGC; encoded by the coding sequence GTGGCCGCCGACAAGATCGACACGATCGTCAGCCTGAGCAAGCGCCGTGGCTTCGTCTACCCCTGCAGCGAGATCTACGGCGGTACCCGCGCCGCCTGGGACTACGGTCCGCTCGGCGTCGAGCTCAAGGAGAACATCAAGCGCCTGTGGTGGCGCTCGATGGTGCACGCTCGGGAGGACGTCGTCGGACTGGACTCCTCGGTGATCCTCGCCCGCGAGGTCTGGGAGGCCTCCGGCCACGTCGCCACCTTCAACGACCCGCTCACCGAGTGCCTCTCCTGTCACAAGCGGTTCCGGGCGGACCACCTGGAGGAGGCGTACGAGGCCAAGCACGGCAGGCTGCCCGCCAACGGCCTCGCCGACATCAACTGCCCGAACTGCGGCAACAAGGGCGCCTTCACGGAGCCCAAGGAGTTCTCGGGCATGCTGAAGACGCACCTCGGCGTGACCGAGGACGCGTCCGGCCTGGCCTACCTCAGGCCGGAGACCGCGCAGGGCATCTTCACCAACTTCAGCGCCGTGCAGACCACCTCGCGCAAGAAGCCGCCGTTCGGCATCGCCCAGGTCGGCAAGAGCTTCCGCAACGAGATCACGCCCGGCAACTTCATCTTCCGCACCCGCGAGTTCGAGCAGATGGAGATGGAGTTCTTCGTCAAGCCCGGCGACGACGAGCAGTGGCACGAGTACTGGCTCGAGCAGCGCTGGAACTGGTACCGCGACCTCGGCCTGCGCGAGGAGAACATGCGCTTCTTCGAGCACCCGAAGGAGAAGCTCTCCCACTACGCCAAGCGCACCGTCGACATCGAGTACCGCTTCAACTTCGGCGGCACCGAGTTCTCCGAGCTGGAGGGCATCGCCAACCGCACGGACTACGACCTCGCCGTGCACAGCGAGCACTCCGGCAAGGACCTCCGGTACTTCGACCAGGAGTCCGGCGAGCGGTACTTCCCGTACGTCATCGAGCCGGCGGCCGGCCTCAACCGCGCGATGCTGGCCTTCCTGCTCGACGCGTACTTCGAGGACGAGGCGCCCAACGCCAAGGGCGTCATGGAGAAGCGTGCCGGCATGCGCCTCGACCCGCGGCTCGCCCCGGTCAAGGTCGCCGTCCTGCCGCTGTCGCGCAACGCCGACCTCTCGCCGAAGGCCCGCGGTCTCGCCGCCGACCTGCGCACCGCCTGGAACGTCGAGTTCGACGACGCCGGTGCCATCGGCAAGCGCTACCGCCGCCAGGACGAGATCGGCACGCCGTTCTGCGTCACCGTGGACTTCGACACCCTCGACGACAACGCCGTGACCGTCCGCGAGCGGGACACCATGGCGCAGGAGCGCGTGTCGCTCGACCAGGTGAAGGCCTACCTGGGCGCCCGCCTGATCGGCTGCTGA
- a CDS encoding metal ABC transporter substrate-binding protein, whose translation MTILRRRGPRRPTDRMPADRTAADTRDRSTGRISAGAAVSLTAAALAAALTLTACGGTSSAEDAQGRLRVVASFYPMEFLASQIGGDHVKVTDLTAAGVEPHDLELTAKQVGAVQQAGAVLYLKGLQPTVDRAVAQSHSRHVIDATAASPLVDHHLDEGTTDEAGHEHAGPTGDPHIWLDPARYAAVARAVGAEFAKADPAHAADYAKNTTDLVGRLGTLDAEFRDGLKGVRGKSFVTSHAAFGYLADHYGIDQIAISGVDPEAEPTPARLASIQKAAKGNGVTTIFFESLVSPALAESVARDLGLRTAVLDPLEGVKNGRGDYFSIMHQNLTNLRAALGATS comes from the coding sequence ATGACGATCCTGCGACGCCGCGGCCCGCGCCGGCCCACCGACCGGATGCCCGCCGACCGGACGGCCGCGGACACCCGCGACCGCAGCACCGGCCGGATATCCGCCGGCGCCGCGGTGTCCCTGACGGCCGCCGCCCTGGCGGCGGCGCTCACCCTCACCGCCTGCGGCGGGACGAGCAGCGCCGAGGACGCACAGGGCCGGCTCCGGGTGGTCGCGTCGTTCTACCCGATGGAGTTCCTCGCCTCGCAGATCGGCGGCGACCACGTGAAGGTGACCGACCTCACGGCCGCCGGCGTCGAGCCCCACGACCTCGAACTCACCGCCAAGCAGGTCGGAGCCGTCCAGCAGGCCGGCGCCGTCCTCTACCTCAAGGGCCTGCAGCCGACCGTCGACCGGGCGGTCGCCCAGTCCCACTCCCGGCACGTGATCGACGCCACCGCGGCCTCCCCGCTGGTCGACCACCACCTCGACGAGGGCACCACCGACGAGGCCGGCCACGAGCACGCCGGGCCGACCGGCGACCCGCACATCTGGCTCGACCCGGCCCGGTACGCGGCCGTCGCCCGGGCCGTCGGTGCGGAGTTCGCCAAGGCGGACCCGGCGCACGCCGCGGACTACGCGAAGAACACCACCGACCTCGTGGGCCGGCTCGGCACGCTCGACGCGGAGTTCCGCGACGGGCTCAAGGGTGTCCGGGGCAAGTCCTTCGTCACCAGCCACGCCGCCTTCGGCTACCTCGCCGACCACTACGGCATCGACCAGATCGCGATCAGCGGCGTCGACCCCGAGGCCGAGCCCACTCCGGCCCGGCTCGCCTCCATCCAGAAGGCGGCCAAGGGGAACGGCGTCACCACGATCTTCTTCGAGAGCCTGGTGAGCCCGGCCCTCGCCGAGAGCGTGGCCCGGGACCTCGGCCTGAGGACCGCCGTCCTGGACCCGCTGGAGGGTGTCAAGAACGGCCGCGGCGACTACTTCTCGATCATGCATCAGAACCTGACCAACCTGCGGGCCGCGCTCGGCGCCACCAGCTGA
- a CDS encoding metal ABC transporter ATP-binding protein, whose product MASVGGRPVLRGVDLTVGPGEVVALLGANGSGKSTTVKAVIGAVPLDAGALELFGTPYGRFRSWRRIGYVPQRTTAAGGVPATVREVVSTGRLPQHRLGPFRRRDRSAVDRALAAVGMLDRAEDGVAGLSGGQHQRVLIARALVGEPDLLIMDEPMAGVDVTSQQVLADILRREVGRGCAVLLVLHELGPLESLIDRAVVLRDGCVAHDGPPPESVGQHALPGHDHVHPHADPTPPGLLA is encoded by the coding sequence GTGGCCTCGGTCGGCGGGCGGCCCGTGCTGCGCGGGGTCGACCTCACCGTCGGCCCGGGCGAGGTGGTGGCCCTGCTCGGCGCCAACGGCTCCGGCAAGTCGACCACCGTCAAGGCCGTGATCGGCGCCGTCCCGCTGGACGCCGGCGCGCTGGAGCTCTTCGGCACCCCGTACGGCCGGTTCCGGTCCTGGCGCCGGATCGGCTACGTGCCGCAGCGCACCACCGCCGCCGGCGGGGTGCCCGCCACCGTCCGCGAGGTGGTCTCCACCGGACGGCTGCCGCAGCACCGGCTGGGCCCGTTCCGCCGTCGCGACCGCTCCGCGGTCGACCGGGCGCTCGCCGCCGTGGGCATGCTGGACCGGGCCGAGGACGGCGTGGCGGGGCTCTCCGGCGGGCAGCACCAGCGGGTGCTGATCGCCCGTGCGCTGGTCGGCGAGCCCGACCTGCTGATCATGGACGAGCCGATGGCCGGTGTGGACGTCACCAGCCAGCAGGTGCTCGCCGACATCCTGCGCCGCGAGGTCGGGCGCGGCTGCGCCGTCCTGCTCGTCCTGCACGAACTGGGGCCGCTGGAGTCGCTGATCGACCGCGCCGTGGTGCTGCGCGACGGCTGCGTGGCGCACGACGGGCCGCCGCCCGAGAGCGTCGGACAGCACGCCCTGCCCGGCCACGACCACGTCCACCCGCACGCCGACCCGACTCCCCCTGGACTGCTGGCATGA
- a CDS encoding metal ABC transporter permease: protein MTEMFQFDFMQRALVAAVLVGITAPAVGVYLVQRRQALMGDGIGHVALTGVGLGFLFQTSPVWMAVVVCILGAVVMELVRSRGNQRGDIALAMLFYGGMACGKLLVSVSAASQAGGGNLESYLWGSILTVSPTDLVTIGGLAAVVVAVTFGLRRQLFAICQDEEFARVTGIPVRVLNLLLAVMAAVTVTVAMRVVGLLLVSALMVVPVAAAQQLTRSFAATQTAAVVLGITVAVLGVMGSYQADVPSGPAIVLLAIAAFAVFSAAAAPLARRRHRSAPDAGPAVCDVALPRAGAPEGAATASVPSQGKAPESASAAGTGLAQ, encoded by the coding sequence ATGACCGAGATGTTCCAGTTCGACTTCATGCAGCGCGCCCTGGTCGCCGCCGTCCTGGTCGGGATCACCGCACCCGCGGTCGGCGTCTACCTGGTGCAGCGCCGCCAGGCCCTGATGGGCGACGGCATCGGCCACGTCGCGCTGACCGGTGTCGGCCTCGGCTTCCTCTTCCAGACCAGCCCGGTCTGGATGGCCGTGGTGGTCTGCATCCTCGGCGCGGTGGTGATGGAGCTCGTCCGCTCCCGCGGCAACCAGCGCGGGGACATCGCGCTGGCGATGCTGTTCTACGGCGGCATGGCCTGCGGCAAGCTGCTGGTCAGCGTCAGCGCCGCCTCCCAGGCCGGCGGCGGGAACCTGGAGAGCTACCTCTGGGGCTCCATCCTCACCGTCTCCCCCACCGACCTGGTCACCATCGGCGGGCTGGCCGCCGTGGTCGTGGCGGTGACCTTCGGGCTGCGCCGCCAGCTGTTCGCGATCTGCCAGGACGAGGAGTTCGCCCGGGTGACCGGCATCCCGGTGCGGGTGCTGAACCTGCTGCTCGCCGTCATGGCGGCGGTCACCGTCACGGTCGCGATGCGGGTGGTCGGCCTGCTGCTGGTCAGCGCGCTGATGGTCGTCCCGGTCGCGGCGGCGCAGCAGCTGACCCGGTCGTTCGCGGCCACCCAGACCGCGGCGGTGGTGCTCGGCATCACCGTCGCCGTGCTGGGGGTCATGGGCTCCTACCAGGCGGACGTGCCGTCGGGGCCGGCGATCGTGCTGCTGGCGATCGCGGCCTTCGCGGTCTTCAGCGCCGCGGCCGCGCCGCTGGCGCGCCGGCGGCACCGGAGCGCACCGGACGCCGGACCGGCCGTCTGCGACGTCGCCCTGCCGCGGGCGGGAGCGCCGGAGGGCGCCGCGACGGCTTCGGTCCCGAGCCAGGGGAAGGCGCCCGAGAGCGCATCGGCGGCGGGCACCGGGCTGGCACAATGA
- a CDS encoding Fur family transcriptional regulator, whose amino-acid sequence MTTAGPTPRARSTRQRAAVSAALDEIEDFRSAQELHDMLKHRGDSVGLTTVYRTLQSLAEAGEVDVLRTAEGEAVYRRCSSGHHHHLVCRHCGATVEVEGPAVERWANTVAAEHGFSDIAHTLEIFGTCGACAAKV is encoded by the coding sequence GTGACGACCGCAGGCCCGACGCCGCGCGCCCGATCCACTCGGCAGCGAGCCGCCGTCTCGGCGGCCCTGGACGAGATCGAGGACTTCCGCAGCGCCCAGGAACTGCACGACATGCTCAAGCACCGGGGTGACTCGGTCGGGCTGACGACCGTCTACCGGACGCTCCAGTCGCTGGCCGAGGCCGGCGAGGTCGACGTGCTGCGGACGGCCGAGGGCGAGGCGGTCTACCGCCGGTGCAGCAGCGGGCACCACCACCACCTGGTGTGCCGCCACTGCGGGGCGACGGTCGAGGTGGAGGGCCCCGCGGTGGAGCGCTGGGCCAACACGGTCGCCGCCGAGCACGGCTTCAGCGACATCGCGCACACCCTGGAGATCTTCGGCACCTGCGGGGCCTGCGCCGCGAAGGTGTGA
- a CDS encoding isoprenyl transferase → MAARRLFGSKQRVYETPAPHPSGARPPKIPGELVPNHVACVMDGNGRWAKERGLPRTEGHKVGEAVVLDVLRGCLEIGVKNLSLYAFSTENWKRSPDEVKFLMNFNRDVIRRRRDEMDALGIRIRWAGRMPRMWKSVVQELQVAQEQTKDNDAMTLYFCVNYGGRAEIADAAQAIARDVAAGRLNPEKVNEKTFAKYLYYPDMPDVDLFLRPSGEQRTSNFLAWQSAYAEMVFQDVLWPDFDRRDLWRACEHFARRDRRFGGAKPNEVADGDEGEGAGFGDPVADVPSQR, encoded by the coding sequence ATGGCAGCGCGACGGCTCTTCGGCAGCAAGCAGCGGGTGTACGAGACCCCGGCCCCGCACCCCAGCGGTGCCCGCCCGCCGAAGATCCCCGGTGAGCTCGTGCCCAACCACGTCGCCTGCGTCATGGACGGCAACGGCCGCTGGGCCAAGGAGCGCGGCCTGCCCCGCACCGAGGGCCACAAGGTCGGCGAGGCGGTCGTCCTCGACGTGCTCCGCGGCTGCCTGGAGATCGGCGTCAAGAACCTCTCGCTCTACGCCTTCTCCACCGAGAACTGGAAGCGCTCCCCGGACGAGGTGAAGTTCCTGATGAACTTCAACCGGGACGTGATCCGCCGCCGCCGCGACGAGATGGACGCCCTGGGCATCCGGATCCGCTGGGCCGGCCGGATGCCCCGGATGTGGAAGAGCGTCGTCCAGGAGCTCCAGGTCGCCCAGGAGCAGACCAAGGACAACGACGCCATGACGCTGTACTTCTGCGTCAACTACGGCGGCCGCGCCGAGATCGCCGACGCCGCGCAGGCCATCGCCCGCGACGTCGCCGCCGGCAGGCTCAACCCCGAGAAGGTCAACGAGAAGACCTTCGCCAAGTACCTGTACTACCCGGACATGCCGGACGTCGACCTGTTCCTGCGCCCCAGCGGCGAGCAGCGCACCTCCAACTTCCTCGCCTGGCAGTCGGCGTACGCGGAGATGGTGTTCCAGGACGTGCTCTGGCCGGACTTCGACCGCCGCGACCTGTGGCGCGCCTGCGAGCACTTCGCCCGGCGCGACCGCCGCTTCGGCGGCGCCAAGCCGAACGAGGTCGCGGACGGCGACGAGGGCGAGGGTGCGGGCTTCGGCGACCCGGTGGCCGACGTCCCGTCCCAGCGCTGA
- the recO gene encoding DNA repair protein RecO, which produces MSLYRDDGVVLRTQKLGEADRIITLLTRQHGKVRAVARGVRRTKSKFGARLEPFSHVDVQFFSRGSDLVGRTLPLCTQVETIAPYGGSIVTDYARYTAGTAMLETAERFAENEGQPAVQQYLLLVGGLRTLATGTHESHLVLDAFLLRSLAVNGYGASFTDCAKCGLPGPNRFFSLQAGGVLCGDCRVPGSAVPSPETLVLLGALLSGDWRTADACEPRYWREGSGLVAAYLQWHLERGIRSMRYVEK; this is translated from the coding sequence ATGAGCCTGTACCGCGACGACGGCGTCGTCCTGCGCACGCAGAAGCTCGGCGAGGCCGACCGGATCATCACCCTGCTGACCCGCCAGCACGGCAAGGTCCGGGCGGTCGCCCGCGGGGTGCGCCGCACCAAGTCCAAGTTCGGTGCGCGGCTGGAGCCGTTCTCCCACGTCGACGTGCAGTTCTTCAGCCGCGGCAGCGACCTCGTCGGCCGCACCCTGCCGCTCTGCACCCAGGTGGAGACCATCGCCCCCTACGGCGGCTCGATCGTCACCGACTACGCCCGCTACACGGCCGGCACCGCGATGCTGGAGACCGCCGAGCGCTTCGCCGAGAACGAGGGCCAGCCGGCCGTCCAGCAGTACCTCCTGCTGGTCGGCGGCCTGCGCACGCTGGCCACCGGCACCCACGAGTCCCACCTCGTGCTGGACGCCTTCCTGCTGCGCTCGCTCGCGGTCAACGGCTACGGCGCCAGCTTCACCGACTGCGCCAAGTGCGGCCTGCCCGGACCCAACCGGTTCTTCTCGCTCCAGGCCGGCGGCGTCCTGTGCGGCGACTGCCGGGTGCCTGGAAGTGCCGTACCCTCCCCTGAGACACTGGTTCTGCTCGGTGCCCTGCTCTCCGGCGACTGGCGGACGGCGGACGCCTGCGAGCCCCGGTACTGGCGAGAGGGCAGCGGCTTGGTGGCCGCCTATCTGCAGTGGCACCTGGAGCGGGGCATCCGCTCGATGAGATACGTGGAGAAGTGA
- a CDS encoding TerB family tellurite resistance protein encodes MTGLWGVRPRWRTDVLGDFFCPGCGGDRNYRRQHGRRWLRLLGTPVLPLGPVVGSVQCTSCHGRYGVETLEQITSVRLAAMLRDAQYTIALAVLAAGGAGSRAGRDAACTVIREAGFEDCGEAQVLAALAALTGHSGGEPQEVDGTADGAGGGLAIELHAALEPLAPHLAQPGRERLVLQGAWIALADGRYLPQERAALAAVGGCLRLGRTHVDTLLEAATRAPR; translated from the coding sequence GTGACAGGGTTGTGGGGTGTCCGCCCGCGCTGGCGGACGGACGTTCTCGGTGACTTCTTCTGCCCGGGCTGCGGCGGCGACCGCAACTACCGCCGGCAGCACGGCCGGCGGTGGCTGCGGCTGCTCGGCACCCCGGTCCTGCCGCTCGGCCCGGTCGTCGGCAGCGTCCAGTGCACCAGCTGCCACGGCCGCTACGGCGTCGAGACCCTCGAACAGATCACCTCCGTCCGGCTCGCCGCGATGCTCCGCGACGCCCAGTACACCATCGCCCTCGCCGTGCTCGCGGCCGGCGGTGCCGGCAGCCGGGCCGGCCGGGACGCCGCCTGCACGGTGATCCGCGAGGCCGGCTTCGAGGACTGCGGGGAGGCCCAGGTGCTCGCCGCCCTCGCCGCGCTCACCGGGCACAGCGGCGGTGAGCCGCAGGAGGTCGACGGCACCGCGGACGGCGCCGGCGGCGGGCTCGCGATCGAGCTGCACGCCGCTCTCGAACCGCTCGCCCCGCACCTCGCCCAGCCCGGCCGGGAACGCCTCGTGCTCCAGGGCGCGTGGATCGCCCTCGCCGACGGCCGCTACCTGCCGCAGGAGCGGGCCGCACTGGCCGCGGTGGGCGGCTGCCTGCGCCTCGGCCGCACCCACGTGGACACCCTGCTGGAAGCCGCCACCCGCGCTCCGCGCTGA
- a CDS encoding M4 family metallopeptidase: MTPNPARLPAPCTIVPPHILDHLAEQGHAPARRSLALDAAHRAERLLAAPARPPAHRLTRTITDARHTETLPGRTVRREGAGPVADVSVDQAYDGLGATFALYEQVYGRESIDGAWLPLDATVHYGDHYDNAFWNGSRMVFGDGDGEIFLDFTGCLDVIGHELTHGVTQFTAGLDYQDQSGALNESLSDVFGSLVKQYALGQSAAEADWLIGAGLLAPGVQGVALRSMKAPGTAYDDERLGKDPQPAHMDDYVHTASDAGGVHINSGIPNHAFYLVADALGGHAWERAGQIWYDTLTGGTLSPGADFTAFARATVAAARSRWTDEAVTDTVVAAWSQVGISTA; encoded by the coding sequence ATGACCCCGAACCCCGCACGCCTCCCGGCCCCCTGCACCATCGTCCCGCCGCACATCCTCGACCACCTCGCCGAACAGGGCCACGCACCCGCCCGGCGCTCGCTGGCCCTGGACGCGGCCCACCGCGCGGAGCGGCTGCTAGCCGCCCCGGCCCGGCCGCCCGCGCACCGGCTGACCAGGACGATCACCGACGCCCGGCACACCGAGACGCTGCCGGGCCGCACCGTGCGGCGCGAGGGCGCGGGGCCGGTCGCCGATGTCTCCGTCGACCAGGCCTACGACGGACTCGGCGCCACCTTCGCCCTCTACGAGCAGGTGTACGGCCGCGAGTCGATCGACGGCGCCTGGCTGCCGCTCGACGCCACCGTGCACTACGGCGACCACTACGACAACGCCTTCTGGAACGGCAGTCGGATGGTCTTCGGGGACGGCGACGGCGAGATCTTCCTCGACTTCACCGGCTGCCTCGACGTGATCGGCCACGAACTCACCCACGGCGTCACCCAGTTCACCGCCGGCCTGGACTACCAGGACCAGTCCGGTGCGCTCAACGAGTCCCTCTCCGACGTCTTCGGCTCCCTCGTGAAGCAGTACGCCCTGGGCCAGAGCGCCGCCGAGGCCGACTGGCTGATCGGCGCCGGCCTGCTCGCCCCGGGCGTCCAGGGCGTCGCCCTGCGGTCGATGAAGGCCCCCGGCACGGCGTACGACGACGAGCGCCTCGGCAAGGACCCGCAGCCCGCACACATGGACGACTACGTGCACACCGCCTCCGACGCCGGCGGGGTGCACATCAACTCGGGCATCCCCAACCACGCCTTCTACCTCGTGGCGGACGCCCTCGGCGGCCACGCCTGGGAGCGGGCCGGGCAGATCTGGTACGACACCCTCACCGGCGGCACCCTCTCCCCCGGGGCCGACTTCACCGCCTTCGCCCGCGCGACGGTGGCCGCGGCCCGGTCCCGCTGGACGGACGAGGCCGTCACGGACACCGTGGTCGCGGCCTGGTCACAGGTGGGGATCAGTACCGCCTGA
- a CDS encoding protealysin inhibitor emfourin: MRIQVTRTGGLAGLAKHAELDTAERPDAPHVHALAREAVAGGLRAPSYGVPDGFHYEITVDGRTVYCADPKLSDSQRELVGLVLREGA, from the coding sequence ATGCGTATCCAGGTCACCCGGACCGGCGGCCTCGCCGGCCTCGCCAAGCACGCCGAGCTGGACACCGCCGAGCGCCCGGACGCACCACACGTGCACGCCCTGGCCCGCGAGGCGGTGGCCGGCGGGCTGCGCGCGCCCTCGTACGGCGTGCCGGACGGCTTCCACTACGAGATCACCGTGGACGGCCGCACGGTGTACTGCGCCGACCCGAAGCTGTCCGACTCCCAGCGCGAACTGGTCGGCCTGGTCCTGCGCGAGGGCGCCTGA
- the era gene encoding GTPase Era: MNAPSSPYRSGFACFVGRPNAGKSTLTNALVGTKVAITSDRPQTTRHTVRGIVHRPDAQLVLVDTPGLHKPRTLLGERLNDLVRSTWAEVDVIGFCLPADQKLGPGDKFIAKELAEIKKTPKVAIVTKTDLVDSKRLAEQLIAIHQLGLELGIEWAEIIPVSATGDSQVGLVADLITKLLPEGQPLYPDGDLTDEPEQIMVAELIREAALEGVRDELPHSLAVVVEEMLPREGRPADRPLLDIHANVYIERQSQKAIVIGAKGSRLKHVGTTARKHIEALLGTPVYLDLHVKVAKDWQRDPKQLRKLGF, encoded by the coding sequence ATGAATGCCCCTTCCTCCCCGTACCGCTCCGGGTTCGCGTGCTTCGTCGGCCGTCCCAACGCGGGCAAGTCGACCCTGACCAACGCCCTGGTCGGGACGAAGGTCGCGATCACCTCCGACCGGCCGCAGACCACCCGGCACACCGTGCGCGGCATCGTGCACCGCCCGGACGCGCAGCTCGTCCTGGTGGACACTCCCGGCCTGCACAAGCCCCGCACCCTGCTCGGTGAGCGGCTCAACGACCTCGTCCGCTCCACCTGGGCGGAGGTCGACGTGATCGGCTTCTGCCTGCCTGCCGACCAGAAGCTCGGGCCCGGCGACAAGTTCATCGCCAAGGAACTCGCCGAGATCAAGAAGACCCCCAAGGTCGCCATCGTCACCAAGACCGACCTGGTCGACTCCAAGCGGCTCGCCGAGCAGCTGATCGCGATCCACCAGCTCGGCCTCGAACTCGGCATCGAGTGGGCGGAGATCATCCCGGTCTCCGCGACCGGGGACAGCCAGGTCGGCCTGGTCGCCGACCTCATCACCAAGCTGCTCCCCGAGGGCCAGCCGCTCTACCCGGACGGCGACCTCACCGACGAGCCCGAGCAGATCATGGTGGCCGAGCTGATCCGCGAGGCCGCCCTGGAGGGCGTCCGCGACGAGCTGCCGCACTCGCTGGCGGTCGTCGTCGAGGAGATGCTGCCGCGCGAGGGCCGGCCCGCCGACCGCCCGCTGCTCGACATCCACGCCAACGTCTACATCGAGCGGCAGAGCCAGAAGGCCATCGTGATCGGCGCCAAGGGCTCCCGCCTCAAGCACGTCGGCACCACCGCCCGCAAGCACATCGAGGCGCTGCTCGGCACCCCCGTCTACCTCGACCTGCACGTCAAGGTCGCCAAGGACTGGCAGCGCGACCCGAAGCAGCTGCGCAAGCTCGGCTTCTGA
- a CDS encoding aldo/keto reductase, protein MIGRTLGRLHAAPVGFGAMVLSPGMYGEIDDERGAAALHAAIDAGATMIDTADGYGADGHNERLVGRAVAGRRDEVVLATKFGFRIPDGAEPHRFPVGYAFGELAVNADPRYVRGYAEQSLRNLGTDVIDLYYPHFPDPEVPFEDTVGAVADLVGDGLVRHLGLSNVTEAQLRAAHAVHPVAAVQIQWSMWQPVDAGLLAAVRELGAGLVAWSPLGGGFLTGTVQQLADGDFRQHIPRFDGANLAANNDRYAPLRGIAAELGLTPGQLALAWLLHQDEHVVPIPGSRTPAHIAENLAAADVKLEAAVLDRIDRALAEFAPAGRVDVLDGAGA, encoded by the coding sequence ATGATCGGGCGCACACTCGGCCGGCTGCACGCGGCACCCGTCGGCTTCGGCGCGATGGTGCTGTCGCCGGGCATGTACGGCGAGATCGACGACGAGCGGGGCGCCGCCGCGCTGCACGCCGCGATCGACGCCGGTGCCACCATGATCGACACGGCCGACGGCTACGGCGCCGACGGCCACAACGAACGCCTGGTCGGCCGGGCCGTCGCCGGCCGCCGGGACGAGGTGGTGCTCGCCACCAAGTTCGGCTTCCGGATCCCGGACGGCGCCGAGCCGCACCGCTTCCCCGTCGGCTACGCCTTCGGCGAGCTGGCCGTGAACGCGGACCCCCGGTACGTCCGCGGCTACGCGGAGCAGTCGCTGCGCAACCTCGGCACCGACGTGATCGACCTGTACTACCCGCACTTCCCCGACCCCGAGGTCCCGTTCGAGGACACCGTGGGCGCCGTCGCCGACCTCGTCGGGGACGGACTCGTCCGCCATCTGGGGCTGTCCAACGTCACCGAGGCCCAGCTGCGCGCCGCCCACGCGGTGCACCCGGTCGCGGCCGTCCAGATCCAGTGGTCGATGTGGCAGCCGGTGGACGCCGGGCTGCTGGCCGCCGTCCGCGAGCTCGGCGCCGGCCTGGTGGCCTGGAGCCCGCTCGGCGGGGGCTTCCTCACCGGCACCGTCCAGCAGCTCGCCGACGGTGACTTCCGGCAGCACATCCCGCGCTTCGACGGTGCCAACCTCGCCGCCAACAACGACCGGTACGCGCCGCTGCGGGGCATCGCCGCCGAGCTCGGCCTCACCCCCGGGCAGCTGGCCCTGGCCTGGCTGCTGCACCAGGACGAGCACGTGGTGCCCATCCCCGGCAGCCGGACGCCCGCGCACATCGCGGAGAACCTCGCCGCGGCCGACGTGAAGCTGGAGGCCGCCGTGCTCGACCGCATCGACCGGGCGCTGGCGGAGTTCGCGCCGGCCGGCCGCGTCGACGTGCTGGACGGCGCCGGTGCCTGA